The following are encoded together in the Pseudomonas sp. IB20 genome:
- a CDS encoding LysR family transcriptional regulator, with protein sequence MQLMNDLRRIDLNLLVVLDALLSEQHVTRAAERLHLSQPAVSHALARLRDVLNDPLLVRQGGTLVPTARALELATPLAEALAQVQALLAPNRFDPASAKRRFRVAMSDYSAAILLPGLVRVLRHEAPGIDLQIIQASREGMVDGVLNGDIDLAAGVFPDMPAELRTTPLFEEHYTCLVDRDSLPANGTLDLPTYLSRPHVLLEMRGSGTPEIERALTAIRERRHVAISLPHWGVAPQLIQGTDLILTVSSRGVPNIDQQHLLAVPPPFHIPSFAFELAWHARRGGDSGLQWLIGQVQGVLSESHR encoded by the coding sequence ATGCAGCTGATGAATGATCTGCGCCGCATCGACCTCAACCTGCTGGTGGTCCTGGATGCCTTGCTCAGCGAGCAACATGTCACCCGTGCCGCTGAGCGTCTGCACCTTAGCCAGCCAGCGGTCAGCCATGCGTTGGCGCGCCTGCGGGATGTGTTGAATGACCCGTTGCTGGTGCGCCAGGGCGGCACGTTGGTGCCGACGGCGCGCGCGCTGGAGTTGGCGACGCCGCTGGCTGAAGCCTTGGCTCAGGTGCAGGCGCTGCTGGCGCCGAACCGATTTGACCCGGCGTCGGCTAAGCGTAGGTTTCGCGTGGCAATGTCGGACTACAGCGCGGCGATTTTGCTACCCGGTTTGGTTCGCGTTCTGCGTCATGAGGCGCCCGGTATCGACCTGCAAATCATCCAGGCCAGCCGCGAAGGCATGGTGGACGGCGTGCTCAATGGCGACATTGACTTGGCCGCTGGGGTATTCCCCGACATGCCCGCTGAACTGCGCACCACGCCGTTGTTCGAGGAGCATTACACCTGCCTGGTGGACCGCGACAGCCTGCCGGCAAACGGCACGCTCGACCTGCCCACCTACCTGTCGCGCCCCCATGTGCTGCTGGAAATGCGCGGCAGCGGCACGCCGGAAATCGAGCGGGCGTTGACGGCGATTCGTGAGCGGCGGCATGTGGCGATCAGCCTGCCGCATTGGGGCGTGGCGCCGCAGTTGATCCAGGGCACCGACCTGATTTTGACGGTGTCATCCAGAGGCGTACCCAACATTGATCAGCAGCATTTGCTGGCCGTACCGCCGCCGTTTCATATTCCCTCGTTTGCCTTTGAGCTGGCGTGGCATGCACGGCGGGGTGGGGATTCGGGATTGCAGTGGTTGATTGGGCAGGTGCAGGGTGTATTGTCCGAAAGCCACCGATAA
- a CDS encoding NAD(P)H-binding protein, with protein sequence MRVLLFGATGMVGQGVLRECLLAADVQEVVAVGRTPLTQEHGKLHQVLHSDMLDFHPLENLLQGFDACFFCLGVSSAGMNETQYTHLTYDLTLVAASTLARLNPQMTFIYVSGAGTDSSEAGKSMWARIKGKTENALLRLPFKAVYLFRPGVIQPLHGVRSKTPLYQSFYSVLGPALSFVRRVKPGWVVSTETVGQAMLAAVRHGAPNAVVEQAEINRLASERR encoded by the coding sequence ATGAGAGTTCTGTTATTCGGCGCCACCGGCATGGTCGGTCAGGGCGTGCTGCGCGAGTGCCTGTTGGCCGCTGACGTGCAGGAAGTTGTCGCGGTCGGCCGCACGCCCTTGACCCAGGAGCACGGCAAGCTGCACCAGGTGCTGCACAGCGACATGCTGGATTTCCATCCCCTGGAAAACCTGCTGCAAGGTTTTGATGCCTGTTTCTTCTGCCTCGGCGTTTCGTCGGCGGGCATGAATGAAACCCAGTACACCCACCTCACCTATGACCTGACGCTGGTTGCGGCCAGCACCTTGGCGCGACTTAATCCGCAGATGACCTTTATCTACGTGTCCGGCGCCGGCACCGACAGCTCCGAGGCGGGCAAGTCGATGTGGGCGCGGATCAAGGGCAAGACTGAAAACGCGTTGCTGCGCCTACCGTTCAAGGCGGTGTACCTGTTTCGGCCAGGGGTGATTCAGCCGCTGCATGGCGTGCGTTCGAAAACGCCGCTGTACCAATCCTTCTATTCCGTACTCGGGCCGGCGCTCTCTTTCGTACGTCGGGTCAAGCCGGGCTGGGTCGTGAGCACCGAGACCGTCGGCCAGGCAATGTTGGCGGCGGTACGCCATGGCGCGCCGAACGCGGTGGTGGAGCAGGCCGAGATCAATCGCCTGGCCTCTGAGCGTCGCTGA
- the fos gene encoding fosfomycin resistance glutathione transferase, producing MLSGLNHLTLAVTDLNRSVNFYHQLLHLQLDATWDNGAYLSLPGLWLCLSLDPSRTSEPAAEYTHYAFTAAVSDFPALVSRLRAAKVQEWRDNRSEGASFYFLDPDGHKLELHVGDLASRLHACRAKPYAGMKFYP from the coding sequence ATGCTCTCAGGCCTCAACCACCTGACCCTTGCCGTCACCGATTTGAACCGCAGCGTCAACTTCTACCATCAGCTGCTGCACCTTCAGCTTGATGCGACCTGGGACAACGGCGCCTACCTCTCACTGCCCGGTTTGTGGCTGTGTTTGTCGCTCGATCCGTCGCGTACGTCAGAACCCGCAGCGGAGTACACCCACTATGCGTTCACCGCCGCTGTCAGTGATTTCCCCGCGCTGGTGTCGCGCCTGCGCGCGGCAAAGGTCCAGGAGTGGCGCGACAACCGCAGCGAAGGCGCTTCGTTCTACTTTCTCGACCCCGATGGCCACAAACTCGAACTGCATGTGGGCGATTTAGCCTCGCGTCTGCACGCCTGTCGCGCCAAGCCTTATGCAGGAATGAAGTTTTACCCATAG
- a CDS encoding DMT family transporter: MTTLHWLGLLALAVIAGAVVPFQSAINANLGRGLGHPLWATLASLLVSIIVLLPVILALRLPLPSLAFITKAPLWMWAGGAFGVCFISLALVLLPKLGASGFIALAMAGQILASLLLDHFGLFGLVERQLTTPRVLGALLLIGGVALIQFSSTPARALATAG; the protein is encoded by the coding sequence ATGACGACGTTGCATTGGTTGGGTTTGTTGGCGCTGGCGGTGATCGCCGGCGCAGTAGTACCGTTTCAAAGCGCGATCAATGCCAACCTCGGGCGCGGGCTCGGCCACCCGTTGTGGGCCACGCTGGCGTCACTGTTGGTGAGCATTATTGTGCTATTGCCGGTGATTCTGGCATTGCGTTTACCACTGCCGAGCCTGGCGTTTATCACTAAAGCGCCGCTGTGGATGTGGGCCGGCGGTGCATTTGGCGTGTGCTTTATTTCCCTGGCATTGGTGCTGCTGCCCAAGCTCGGTGCGTCGGGGTTTATCGCCTTGGCCATGGCCGGGCAGATTCTCGCTTCGCTGCTGCTTGATCACTTTGGCCTGTTCGGCCTGGTGGAACGCCAACTGACAACGCCCCGGGTGCTGGGGGCGTTGCTGTTGATCGGTGGGGTGGCGTTGATTCAGTTCAGCAGCACGCCCGCCCGTGCGTTGGCAACGGCGGGCTGA
- a CDS encoding CaiB/BaiF CoA transferase family protein has protein sequence MTAPLTGIKVIEIGTLIAAPFAARLMAEFGAEVIKIEAMGQGDPLRKWRKLHEGTSLWWYLQSRNKKSLALDLKSPEGLGVIKQLLGDADVLIENLRPGGLEKLGLGWDVLHALNPKLTLVRISGYGQTGPYRDRPGFGAIGEAMGGIRYTTGNPDSPPARVGVSLGDSLASLHGVIGALMSLLRVKTGQGDGQVVDVSLAESVFNLMESLVPEYDMLGHVRERSGGALPGIAPSNTYLTADGAYVVIAGNSDPIYKRLMTTIGRADLAEAPEFAHNDGRAAKSGLLDAAITHWTSSLPIDQVLSALEAAEVPAGRIYSVADIVSDPHYQARDMLLNAELPGGVSVKMPGIVPKLSETPGAVNWQGPTLGQHTDDILAGLGLTGADIQRLRTLGVVQ, from the coding sequence ATGACGGCTCCATTGACCGGTATCAAGGTGATTGAGATCGGCACCCTGATTGCCGCGCCGTTCGCCGCCCGGCTGATGGCCGAGTTCGGCGCCGAGGTGATCAAGATCGAAGCCATGGGCCAGGGCGACCCGCTTCGTAAATGGCGAAAACTGCACGAAGGCACCTCATTGTGGTGGTACCTGCAATCGCGCAACAAAAAGTCGCTGGCGTTGGACCTCAAGTCCCCGGAAGGCCTGGGCGTGATCAAGCAACTGCTCGGCGACGCCGACGTGCTGATCGAAAACCTGCGCCCCGGCGGCCTGGAAAAACTCGGCCTGGGCTGGGATGTGTTGCACGCCCTCAACCCCAAGCTGACCCTGGTACGCATCTCCGGCTACGGCCAGACCGGCCCTTACCGTGACCGCCCAGGCTTCGGTGCCATCGGCGAGGCCATGGGCGGCATCCGCTACACCACCGGCAACCCGGACTCGCCACCGGCGCGAGTGGGTGTGAGCCTGGGCGACTCCCTCGCTTCCCTGCATGGCGTGATCGGCGCGCTGATGTCGCTGCTGCGGGTCAAGACCGGGCAGGGCGACGGGCAGGTTGTCGATGTGTCCCTGGCCGAAAGCGTGTTCAACCTGATGGAAAGCCTGGTGCCCGAATACGACATGCTCGGCCATGTGCGCGAACGCAGCGGCGGCGCCTTGCCCGGCATCGCGCCCTCCAACACCTACCTGACCGCCGATGGCGCTTACGTGGTGATCGCTGGTAACAGCGACCCGATCTATAAGCGTCTGATGACCACCATCGGCCGCGCCGACTTGGCCGAAGCGCCGGAGTTTGCCCATAACGATGGCCGTGCGGCGAAAAGCGGTTTGCTCGACGCCGCGATCACCCACTGGACCAGTAGCCTGCCCATCGACCAAGTGCTCAGCGCTCTGGAAGCGGCAGAAGTGCCGGCCGGGCGCATCTACTCGGTGGCCGATATCGTCAGCGACCCGCACTACCAGGCGCGTGACATGCTGCTCAATGCCGAACTGCCCGGCGGCGTGTCGGTAAAAATGCCCGGCATTGTGCCCAAACTTTCCGAAACCCCAGGCGCGGTGAACTGGCAAGGCCCGACACTGGGCCAGCACACCGACGACATCCTCGCCGGCCTGGGCCTGACCGGGGCCGATATCCAACGCTTGAGAACCTTGGGAGTGGTGCAATGA
- a CDS encoding MFS transporter, with the protein MSTNTLEAGLRPAAEIDAEKALVSKVAWRLMPLIMVCYLFAFFDRINISFAKFQLQTDLSLSDTAYGLGAGLFVVGYVIFEVPSNMMLYKVGARRWIARIMMSWGLATAAMVFVTAEWQFYGLRFIIGAMEAGFAPGVLYYLTLWFPQHFRGRITSLLFLASAFAGLVGAPFSGLVLEHLDGVLQMRGWHWLFLLGGLPCIGLGFLVLTLLKDRIEDAHWLTPAEKTLLSSRIAKHEPNQHGGSLLSAIRIPGFLMLGFIYFLIQVASYGLNFWAPQLIRSAGTQSPVMIGLLTAIPYVCGAISMLVIGRLSDATGERRKFVCGLVVLGAVGFFSAGIFADHTTFLIIALGLLGAGIIAAIPTFWTLPPKLLAGAGAGAAGGIAVINTLGQFGGIVSPVMVGRIKDLTGSTTPALYVIGVCALLAAALLLWGLPQKLRTLDKA; encoded by the coding sequence ATGAGCACTAATACGTTAGAGGCAGGCCTGCGCCCGGCTGCTGAGATCGATGCCGAAAAAGCCCTGGTCAGCAAGGTCGCCTGGCGCCTGATGCCGCTGATCATGGTGTGCTACCTGTTCGCGTTTTTCGACCGCATCAACATCAGCTTTGCCAAGTTCCAACTGCAAACCGACCTGAGCCTGAGCGACACCGCTTACGGCTTGGGCGCCGGGCTGTTCGTGGTCGGCTATGTGATCTTCGAAGTGCCCAGCAACATGATGCTGTACAAGGTCGGCGCGCGGCGCTGGATCGCGCGGATCATGATGTCGTGGGGCCTGGCCACGGCGGCCATGGTGTTTGTCACCGCCGAGTGGCAGTTCTACGGCCTGCGTTTCATCATCGGTGCGATGGAGGCAGGGTTTGCGCCGGGCGTGTTGTATTACCTGACCTTGTGGTTCCCGCAGCACTTTCGTGGGCGCATCACCTCGCTGCTGTTTCTGGCTTCGGCCTTCGCAGGCTTGGTCGGCGCGCCGTTCTCGGGGCTGGTGTTGGAGCATCTCGACGGCGTGCTGCAGATGCGCGGCTGGCACTGGCTATTCCTGCTCGGCGGCTTGCCCTGCATCGGCCTGGGCTTTCTGGTGCTGACGTTGCTCAAGGACCGCATTGAAGACGCGCATTGGCTCACGCCGGCGGAGAAGACCTTGCTGTCGAGCCGCATCGCCAAGCACGAGCCGAACCAGCACGGTGGCTCGCTGCTGTCGGCGATCCGCATTCCAGGCTTCCTGATGCTCGGGTTTATCTACTTCCTGATCCAGGTCGCGTCCTACGGCCTCAACTTCTGGGCGCCCCAATTGATCCGCAGCGCCGGCACCCAGAGCCCGGTGATGATCGGCCTGCTCACTGCGATTCCGTATGTGTGCGGTGCGATCAGCATGCTGGTGATCGGGCGGTTGTCGGACGCCACTGGCGAGCGGCGCAAGTTTGTCTGCGGCCTGGTGGTGTTAGGTGCGGTGGGTTTCTTCAGTGCCGGGATCTTTGCCGACCACACCACCTTCCTGATCATCGCCTTGGGCCTCCTGGGCGCTGGCATCATCGCCGCAATCCCGACCTTCTGGACCTTGCCGCCCAAACTGCTGGCCGGCGCCGGTGCCGGTGCCGCCGGTGGCATTGCGGTGATCAATACCCTTGGCCAGTTCGGCGGCATTGTGAGCCCGGTGATGGTGGGGCGGATCAAGGACCTTACTGGCAGCACCACCCCGGCGCTGTACGTGATCGGTGTGTGCGCGCTGTTGGCGGCGGCGCTATTGCTGTGGGGCTTGCCGCAAAAACTGCGCACGCTGGACAAGGCCTGA
- a CDS encoding hydroxymethylglutaryl-CoA lyase gives MITDYSDPLIVQEVSPRDGLQIEPTWVETADKITLINELALAGFSRIEAGSFVSPKAIPALRDGEQVFQGIQRKPGVIYVALIPNLKGAQRAIESRADELNLVMSASQTHNLANMRMRCEASLAAFGAIVSFAADYSVRLNGSIATTFGCPFEGKIAEDRVLQIVDAYRELGIQGITLADTTGMANPRQVQRLVTRVLERVPASDLTLHFHNTRGLGLCNVLAAYEAGARRFDAALGGLGGCPFAPGASGNICTEDLVNLCDEVGIHTGIDLPHLLHMSRRLPALLGHALPGQVAKAGRNGDLHPPPAYIATL, from the coding sequence ATGATCACCGATTATTCCGACCCGCTGATCGTGCAGGAAGTGTCCCCGCGCGATGGTCTGCAAATTGAACCCACCTGGGTCGAAACCGCCGACAAGATCACGCTGATTAATGAGCTGGCCTTGGCCGGGTTTTCGCGGATCGAAGCCGGCTCGTTCGTCTCCCCCAAGGCCATCCCCGCGTTGCGCGATGGCGAGCAGGTGTTCCAGGGCATCCAGCGTAAACCCGGTGTGATCTATGTGGCGCTGATCCCCAACCTCAAAGGCGCCCAGCGCGCCATCGAGTCCCGCGCCGATGAGCTGAACCTGGTGATGTCCGCCAGCCAGACCCACAACCTGGCCAACATGCGCATGCGTTGCGAAGCGTCATTGGCCGCGTTTGGCGCTATCGTCAGCTTCGCCGCCGACTACTCGGTGCGCCTCAACGGCAGCATCGCCACCACCTTCGGTTGCCCGTTCGAAGGCAAGATTGCTGAAGACCGTGTGCTGCAAATTGTCGATGCCTACCGCGAGTTGGGCATCCAGGGCATCACCCTGGCCGACACCACCGGCATGGCCAACCCGCGCCAGGTGCAGCGTCTGGTCACGCGCGTGTTGGAGCGCGTTCCGGCCAGCGACCTGACCCTGCATTTTCACAACACGCGCGGCCTGGGGTTGTGCAATGTGCTGGCGGCTTATGAAGCTGGCGCACGGCGTTTTGATGCGGCGTTAGGTGGCCTGGGTGGCTGCCCATTCGCGCCGGGGGCGTCGGGCAATATCTGCACCGAAGATTTGGTCAACCTGTGTGACGAAGTCGGTATTCACACCGGCATCGACCTGCCGCACCTGCTGCACATGTCCCGCCGCCTGCCGGCTCTGCTCGGCCATGCGCTGCCCGGCCAAGTGGCCAAGGCCGGGCGCAATGGCGACCTGCACCCGCCACCGGCTTATATCGCCACGCTGTAA
- a CDS encoding LysE family translocator produces MTPSLLLAVLASGFIYGITPGPGVLAVFGIGAARGRRAGAGFLCGHLLGDVVWCSTALIAIVGAREVGSSAFDVLGVLSGLYLFWLGWRAIRTQRRSSDAPQGAARHPFWHGILFGLTNPKAYPVAVATFTALLSSRAELLTWAMLPSLIFLSFIGGLLAYAILIGVVGAQRVRTVYQRHEILITKLCGVMFIGFAINALAHALPGLFGSKPA; encoded by the coding sequence ATGACCCCATCCTTGCTGCTCGCCGTCCTCGCTTCGGGCTTTATCTACGGGATTACCCCAGGCCCGGGCGTCCTGGCCGTGTTCGGCATTGGCGCTGCGCGTGGCCGCCGCGCCGGTGCGGGTTTTCTGTGCGGGCATTTGCTGGGGGACGTGGTGTGGTGCAGTACTGCGCTGATCGCCATTGTTGGTGCGCGGGAAGTCGGCAGCAGTGCCTTTGATGTACTCGGTGTGCTCAGCGGCTTGTATTTGTTCTGGCTCGGCTGGCGCGCCATTCGCACCCAGCGTCGCAGCAGTGATGCACCTCAGGGCGCGGCGCGGCATCCGTTCTGGCACGGCATTCTGTTCGGCCTGACCAACCCAAAGGCCTACCCGGTGGCGGTGGCGACATTTACCGCGCTGTTGTCCAGCCGTGCCGAGTTGCTGACCTGGGCGATGCTGCCGTCGTTGATCTTCCTGAGCTTCATCGGTGGCCTGCTGGCCTACGCGATTCTGATCGGCGTGGTGGGCGCCCAGCGCGTGCGCACGGTGTATCAGCGCCATGAAATCCTGATCACCAAACTGTGCGGTGTGATGTTCATCGGCTTCGCCATCAATGCGCTGGCGCACGCATTGCCAGGACTGTTCGGCAGCAAACCGGCCTGA
- a CDS encoding LysR family transcriptional regulator yields MLHKSLVRRLDLITLQLFVAVFEEGTLTRAAAREAIAVSAASKRLMELEQVLGVSLFVRRAKGMDLTAAGETLLHHARQMLFNVEKMGLELGEHSHGVRGHVRMLANLSAIIQFLPEDLRDFSALHPEVKTDLEERPSNGVVQGVLDGVADLGICSSDTDTKGLPSVTYRHDKLVVLMPADHPLATRQSLAFAETLGSDYVGLHAASSINMRTHAAAREAGKMLRLRIHVPGFDAMCRMVQANMGIGILPQKAYELFGRALGLHAVPLTDAWSDRSLIVVVRDEAQLSPVSRL; encoded by the coding sequence ATGCTGCACAAGAGCCTGGTGCGTCGCCTGGACCTGATCACTTTGCAACTGTTCGTTGCGGTGTTTGAGGAAGGCACGCTGACCCGCGCTGCGGCCCGTGAAGCCATTGCGGTGTCGGCGGCGAGCAAGCGCCTGATGGAACTGGAACAGGTGCTGGGCGTCAGCCTGTTCGTGCGCCGGGCCAAGGGCATGGACCTGACGGCGGCGGGCGAAACCCTGTTGCACCATGCGCGGCAGATGCTGTTCAACGTCGAAAAAATGGGCCTGGAATTGGGCGAACACAGCCATGGCGTGCGCGGTCATGTGCGCATGCTGGCCAATCTGTCGGCGATCATTCAGTTCTTACCGGAAGACCTGCGGGATTTTTCCGCGCTGCATCCTGAGGTGAAAACTGATCTGGAGGAACGCCCCAGCAATGGCGTGGTGCAGGGTGTGCTGGATGGCGTGGCCGATTTGGGCATTTGCTCCAGCGACACGGACACTAAAGGCCTGCCCAGCGTGACCTATCGGCACGACAAACTGGTGGTGCTGATGCCGGCAGATCATCCGTTGGCTACCCGCCAATCCTTGGCCTTTGCCGAAACGTTAGGCAGTGATTACGTGGGTTTACATGCCGCCAGCTCGATCAATATGCGCACCCATGCGGCTGCGCGCGAGGCGGGCAAGATGCTGCGCCTGCGCATCCATGTGCCGGGGTTTGATGCGATGTGCCGGATGGTTCAGGCGAACATGGGCATTGGCATCCTGCCGCAAAAAGCCTATGAACTGTTTGGCCGCGCGTTGGGGTTGCACGCGGTGCCGCTGACGGATGCTTGGTCGGATCGCAGCTTGATCGTAGTGGTGCGCGATGAGGCGCAGTTGTCGCCGGTCAGTCGATTGTGA